In the Streptomyces sp. WMMC940 genome, GGGAGTGCTCGGCTCCGCGGACGAGCTCTTCGCCCGTCTCGGTGAGCGAGTGGATGACCCGGCGGCCGGCCCGGTGGCTCGTGACGAGGCTGCAGCCGCGCAGCACGGCGAGGTGCTGGCTGATGGCTCCCGGCGTCACGTCGATCTCGGCGGCCAGTTCGCTGGTGGAGGCGGGCACGGCGAGGGCCACGACGACCGCCGCACGGACGCTTCCGAGGAGGGCGGCGAGGGGGCTGGTGAGGTTCTGACCGTGGTTCTGCCACAGGTCTGCGACGCCGGGCCTCGGATACACGATCATCGACTGGAGCGGCGGCAGCATGGTCAGCACTTCCGGCCCGCAGAAGATGCTGGGCACCAGGACGATGCCCTGGCCACCGAGTGTCTCGTGGAAGGTGTAGGCGCTACGGACGGTGAGCTGGTTGTCCTGCCATGCGATGCGCTCGTGCAGAGAGGAGACTACGGACGCCGACCCGGCGGACTCCATCACCCGCATCCGGGCCCGGATGTCGGACTGGAGACCGCCGTGCATCCTGCGCCAGTGCGGCTCGAGGGCTAGCGTCCAGTAGGTGCGCAGCAGTTCTGTGAGCTGCGCGATGGCCTTCTCCGGCTCGGCCAGCATTCGCCGGTGCAAGGGCTCCGCCTCCTGGCGCCACGTGGCCGGGGTGCCCTGGTCCCCGGCCATCCAGGCCACTTCGTCGACGAAGTGCTCGGGTGAGGTGGCACGCACCGCCTCGAGCTCGCCGTCGATGCCGGAGTGTGTGGCGGTGGGCGCCGGGGTGAGGAAGTCCGGGACATATCCGGTGGGGGGTATCACGGACCGCAAGGGGCGGAGGTCGACGCCCCTGAGCTTGAGACGGACGTCGTCGACCCACGGCTGGTGCTGTCTTCTGCGCTCGGGCGTGGCCAGCATCCGGAAGCTGTAGACGGTCTCTCCGAGTGGAGAGACCGAGAAGCGGACTCTCGCGACATCGCGGACGGTCACGCCGTAGCTGATCAACACTGCCCCCATTGCCTCGACGCACTGGTCAGGAGCGCCGTCTTGGGGCCATGTGCCCCGTTGCCCGCCCCCCGTATGAAGGGGGCCGACAGCACGTTAGACGACGACCATCCGCCTGACCAGCGTGGGGAGCCTCACGGAGACCGAGTGCGGTGACGACCGTGCGGCCGCGCACAGCGCGGCCGGCAGGCGAGCGGCTCTGCTCATCGCCGCGGGCTGGCACGCCAAGGGCGGCACCGGAGAGAAGACCTTCCGCTACAGCGCCACCCTGGCCATCGCCGCCCACCACCGCGACACCGACGACGCCCCGCCCAAGGCGTACCCGCAGCTGTGCCTGGGCTTCGAGCTCGACACCCCCACCGTCCGCACCGGCCCCAACGCGGTCAACGTCCTCACCCAGCTGACCGGACTCGGCCTGCCCGTCGGCATCCTGGCCCCCGACCGCGCCTACATCAACTGCATCCCCGCCACCTTCCAGACCCCTGTCCGACGGCTCGGCTACCGGCTCGCCCTGGACCACAAGGTCAAAGAACGCGGACGGCAGTGCAGCTTGCAGGGAGCCCCGCTCGTCGACGGCTCGCTCATGTGCCCGCTCACCCCCGCCCCGCTCAGCCACGCCACGACCGGCGCCGCCGACGACACCATCCGCGCCCGCGGCGCCGAACTCGCCGAGAAGATCGAGGCCCGCGAGCCGTACCAATTCAAACTCAAGTAGGGACCCGACGCCCGCCGCGATCCGCCTCCAGTGCCCGGCCACCGGCCCGTCCCCCTCGGTCAACTGCGCCCGCCGCGACCGGCTGCGGTCCCGGACCCCCGCCACGATGCCCAACCGAGTCGTCGACCTCAGTGCACCCCGGGTCCGAACCACCCACACGGCGGCCCGCCCCACCATCCAGATCCCCGACGCCGAACACTTCGTACCGCCGCCGAAGTGGACGCCCCAAGGTGTGCTGTGCGGGCTCCATCACCGTGCCCGCCGACGCTGAAGCGGCCGACTGGTGCCTGGCCAAGTACCGCCAAGACGTCCACTACCTGCACACGTCCTGGATCAACACCAATCGGCCCATCCGCAGCCACAATGAAGGCGCCAACGGGCGCTTCAAGAGCGGGAAACTCGACATCGGCAACCCCAAACGCCGCCCCGCCCCAGGGCAAGTCACCCAGGCGCTTCTCCTCGCCGTCATGCTCACGGTCGCCAACCTGACCGTCCTGGAAACCTGGCTCACCGAACGCCACGGCCCCGACGAACTCACCACCGCCGACTTCGACGCCAGCGGCCCCTGCCACCACTCGCCGATCCCGATGTGACGCATGCCCTGCCGACCGGACGTCCGCCACCGTCGCACGCCCGCTGACCAGCCTGTCGCGTCGTGCTTGCGTAGCAGACGTGATCGGTGATCTCGCCCTCCAGGGCGGACTCCAGCACCCGCTTGGTCAGCTGCTGCAGCAGCCCGCCCTCCCCGGTCAGATGCAGCCCGTCGGATCGGGCACGGTCGACCAGCATCGCGATCAACTGCTCGTCCGACACCGCCCCCGCAGCCGACTCGACGGCTGGCTCCTCCACGGCCGAGTGCTCGGTGATGGTCTCGCTCATCAGGCGTCTCCTTGATCATCGGATCCGCCGTTGATTAGACACTCCCTAAGCACGGGGCACCTGGAGCCGGGGTACCTCAGGAGGCCAGGACCTTCGCCGTTCCGGCGGGGGCGATCTCGGGCCCCGGGACCGGGATCTCCGCCAGCACCGCGGGCGCCGCCGCGGTGCGGCGCCGGACCGCGGCGGGCACCGGCAGCGGCACCGGCACCAGGCGCCGGCCCGAGGTGTGCAGGGCGACCGCGGTCATCGGTACCGCCGCGACCAGCAGGGCCGCGCAGAGCACGAGTCCCATGCCCGGGTAGCCGGCGTGTGCCGACAGCAGGCTGCCGGCCGTCGGGCCGCACGCCACGCCCAGCGACGACGCGGAGCCGACGAGGACGGCCCACCGCCCGCGGGTGTCGAGCGAGGCGGCGAGGCCGATCAGGTACGAGAGAACCACCGGGTAGACGGTGTTCCACAGGATCTCGCCCACGGCGAAGGCCACCAGGCCGCGCGCGGACGAACTGACCACGACGCAGCAGGCGATGAGCGCGGTGCCCGCGCCGATCGGGACCGCCCGCCCGAACCGCGCGCCCACGGCCCCGGCGACGAGGACCCCGGTGAGACCCGCGCCCAGCGCCACGGCGAAGACCGCGCCGACGGTGACCTCGCTCAGGCCGGCCTGGGTGGTGCCTATCCGGCCGCTCACGCCCCACAGCGCGTTCTGCGCCATCGCCCAGCAGAGCACGGCCGCCGCGAGGACCGCCCCTGAGCGGCGGTGGGGGAGCGGGTTCCGGGAGGGGCGAGGGTCCGGCAGGCCCTGGACGCCCGGCACGCTCACCCGGGCGCCGGGGCTGTCCAGCCGGCGCGTCGCCGGCCATGCCGCGAGCGCCGCCAGCGCGAGCGCTGCGAACGGCAGGGCGTGGCCGCCGCCGAGCCGCGGGATCGTCAGGTACAGCGCGCCGGCGGCCGCCGACACCGAGAGCAGACCGAGCGCGGTCACCCGGTGGGGGTCGCGCTGGGCGGCGATGCCCGCCGCCGCGACCGCGGTCGCCGTGCCGGAACCGAGGCCGCCGACCGCGACGCCGGTGACGGCCACGGGCACCGCGGACGTCAGCGCGACCGCGCCGTAGCCCGTGAAGGCGAGGAGCAGTCCGGCGCGGGCGAGGCGGCGCGGCCCGAACCGCTCGACCCGCGACGCGAGCGCGAAGCCGGCGGCGGAGGACGCCAACAGCAGGACGGAGCCGACGAGTCCGGCCTGGGTGGGGGCGAGGCCGAGTCCGGCGGAGAGCCGGCCGACCACGGTGGGAAGGAGGTAGGAGGCGAGGTAGCCGACCGCGAAGACGGCGACGATCGGCCACACGGCGCGCAGGCGCGAGGACATGGGCGTTCCCGGGAACAAGGGGGTGAAGGCATGGGGATCCACCGCGCCCCTGGGGCGAGGAGGAGGGAGGAGCGCCCGGTGTCTTCCGCACGGGAACGCGCGCCAATTTGTATCAAGCGCTCCCGGCGGCGGAGAAGCCGAGAAGATGTGATGCGGGACACATTTGGTTTGCCTCGTGACCGGTCGGGTAGCAGAGCGCCTTTTCCTTGGTCGGGTTCGGTCCTGAGCCGGGCCCGACCCGGTCCCGGACCCGGTCCGCCGGCCCTGCGCCGCGGTCCGGATCAGGCACACTGGCCTGATTCGCACAGCTCTTTGCACCACACCGCACGGCAATCCGGGAGCCACCGTGATCACGACCGACGGAGAGCAGCAACACAGTGCGCACGTCGACCCGTTGGGTGCCCTGCGCTCCGGAGGGGACCCGGCGTGCGACGTGTTCCTCACCGGTACGGTCTTCCTCGACATCGTCTTCACCGGACTGGACACCGCGCCGGTGCGCGGCACCGAGACCTGGGCGCGCGGGATGGGCCAGAGCCCGGGAGGCGTCGCCAACATGGCGACGGCGCTGGCGCGGCTCGGCCTGCGCACCTCCCTCGCCGCGGCGTTCGGCGACGACTTCTACGGCGACTACTGCTGGGACGCCCTGGAGCAGGGAGAGGGCATCGACCTGTCCCTGTCGCGGACCGTGCCCGGCTGGCACTCCCCGGTGACGGTCTCCATGGCGTACGAGGGCGAGCGCACGATGGTCTCCCACGGGCACGAGGCCCCGCTGTCCGAGACCGCCCCCGCGGCGGCGCCCCGGGCGCGGGCCGCGGTGGCCTCCCTCGTCCCCGGCCGTGCCGAGCCCTGGATCGCGGAGGCGGCCGGGCAGGGCGCCCGGATCTTCGCCGACGTCGGCTGGGACGAGACCGGGCGCTGGGACCTGCGCGGCCTGCACGACCTGGGACTGTGCGAGGCGTTCCTGCCCAACGCCGAGGAGGCGATGCGCTACACGCGCACCGACTGCCCGCGCGCGGCCGCCCGGGTGCTGGCGGAGAAGGTGCCGCTCGCCGTCGTCACGCTCGGCGCGGACGGCGCGTACGCCGTGGACGGTGCCACGGGCGAGACGGCCGAGGTCCCGGCGATCGGCGTCGAGGCGCTGGACCCCACGGGGGCCGGTGACGTCTTCGTGGCGGGCTTCGTCACCGGAACCCTCGCCGGCTGGCCCCTCGCGGACCGTCTCGCCTTCGCCGGACTGACGGCCGCGCTGTCCGTCCAGGAGTTCGGCGGCTCGCTGTCCGCGCCCGGCTGGTCCGAGGTGGCGGCCTGGTGGCAGTACGTCCAGGGCTGCGAGGACCAGGACCCCGAGGCGCTCGGCCGCTACGCCTTCCTGGCCCGGCTCCTCCCCGCCCCCGACCGCCCCTGGCCGCTGCGCCGCGCGGTGCCCACGATCGGC is a window encoding:
- a CDS encoding carbohydrate kinase family protein translates to MITTDGEQQHSAHVDPLGALRSGGDPACDVFLTGTVFLDIVFTGLDTAPVRGTETWARGMGQSPGGVANMATALARLGLRTSLAAAFGDDFYGDYCWDALEQGEGIDLSLSRTVPGWHSPVTVSMAYEGERTMVSHGHEAPLSETAPAAAPRARAAVASLVPGRAEPWIAEAAGQGARIFADVGWDETGRWDLRGLHDLGLCEAFLPNAEEAMRYTRTDCPRAAARVLAEKVPLAVVTLGADGAYAVDGATGETAEVPAIGVEALDPTGAGDVFVAGFVTGTLAGWPLADRLAFAGLTAALSVQEFGGSLSAPGWSEVAAWWQYVQGCEDQDPEALGRYAFLARLLPAPDRPWPLRRAVPTIGFRRPV
- a CDS encoding DUF5937 family protein; this translates as MGAVLISYGVTVRDVARVRFSVSPLGETVYSFRMLATPERRRQHQPWVDDVRLKLRGVDLRPLRSVIPPTGYVPDFLTPAPTATHSGIDGELEAVRATSPEHFVDEVAWMAGDQGTPATWRQEAEPLHRRMLAEPEKAIAQLTELLRTYWTLALEPHWRRMHGGLQSDIRARMRVMESAGSASVVSSLHERIAWQDNQLTVRSAYTFHETLGGQGIVLVPSIFCGPEVLTMLPPLQSMIVYPRPGVADLWQNHGQNLTSPLAALLGSVRAAVVVALAVPASTSELAAEIDVTPGAISQHLAVLRGCSLVTSHRAGRRVIHSLTETGEELVRGAEHSLGRAA
- a CDS encoding MFS transporter translates to MSSRLRAVWPIVAVFAVGYLASYLLPTVVGRLSAGLGLAPTQAGLVGSVLLLASSAAGFALASRVERFGPRRLARAGLLLAFTGYGAVALTSAVPVAVTGVAVGGLGSGTATAVAAAGIAAQRDPHRVTALGLLSVSAAAGALYLTIPRLGGGHALPFAALALAALAAWPATRRLDSPGARVSVPGVQGLPDPRPSRNPLPHRRSGAVLAAAVLCWAMAQNALWGVSGRIGTTQAGLSEVTVGAVFAVALGAGLTGVLVAGAVGARFGRAVPIGAGTALIACCVVVSSSARGLVAFAVGEILWNTVYPVVLSYLIGLAASLDTRGRWAVLVGSASSLGVACGPTAGSLLSAHAGYPGMGLVLCAALLVAAVPMTAVALHTSGRRLVPVPLPVPAAVRRRTAAAPAVLAEIPVPGPEIAPAGTAKVLAS